From Salvia splendens isolate huo1 chromosome 3, SspV2, whole genome shotgun sequence, a single genomic window includes:
- the LOC121794422 gene encoding PHD finger protein ING2-like isoform X2 — translation MAIARTGVFVDDYLEYSSTLPAELQRLLNTIRELDERSQAMINHTRQQTKYCLGLASQGGSFSTKMEDDELSEKLRKEIEANQDNAFRLCTEKVLLARQAHDLIDSHIKRLDEDLNNFAEDLKQEGKIAQDEPAVLPPLPLVPKGEKRKPPYGTPQSKRLDYKERDWDRERDRDFELMPPPGSLKKDFASPVELDQPIDPNEPTYCVCHQVSFGDMIACDNENCQGGEWFHYACVGLTPETRFKGKWYCPTCRQ, via the exons ATGGCGATTGCCAGAACTGGTGTTTTTGTAGACGACTATTTGGAGT ATTCTAGCACACTGCCGGCGGAGCTTCAGAGGCTTCTCAATACCATTCGAGAACTGGATGAACGTTCACAAG CCATGATAAACCATACAAGGCAGCAAACAAAGTATTGTTTGGGTTTGGCATCTCAAGGGGGTTCCTTCTCCACGAAGATGGAGGACGATGAGTTATCTGAAAAGCTGCGAAAAGAAATTGAAGCAAACCAGGACAATGCCTTTCGCCTCTGCACTGAGAAGGTTCTACTTGCCAGACAAGCTCACGACCTT ATTGATAGTCACATAAAACGTCTTGATGAGGATTTGAATAACTTTGCAGAAGATCTCAAACAAG AAGGAAAAATAGCACAAGATGAGCCAGCTGTGCTTCCTCCATTACCTTTAGTCCCTAAAGGTGAAAAACGCAAGCCACCATATGGAACACCTCAATCGAAGAGGCTTGATTACAAGGAGAGAGATTGGGATAGGGAGCGTGACAGAGATTTTGAGCTTATGCCTCCTCCTGGAAGCCTCAAGAAAGACTTTGCTTCACCCGTTGAACTTGATCAACCCATTGATCCAAATGAACCTACTTACTGTGTCTGCCATCAG GTATCTTTTGGAGATATGATTGCATGTGACAATGAAAAC TGCCAAGGAGGTGAATGGTTTCATTATGCATGTGTTGGGCTTACTCCTGAGACTAGATTTAAGGGAAAGTGGTATTGCCCGACGTGCAGACAG TGA
- the LOC121794422 gene encoding PHD finger protein ING2-like isoform X1, giving the protein MAIARTGVFVDDYLEYSSTLPAELQRLLNTIRELDERSQAMINHTRQQTKYCLGLASQGGSFSTKMEDDELSEKLRKEIEANQDNAFRLCTEKVLLARQAHDLIDSHIKRLDEDLNNFAEDLKQEGKIAQDEPAVLPPLPLVPKGEKRKPPYGTPQSKRLDYKERDWDRERDRDFELMPPPGSLKKDFASPVELDQPIDPNEPTYCVCHQVSFGDMIACDNENCQGGEWFHYACVGLTPETRFKGKWYCPTCRQVPHH; this is encoded by the exons ATGGCGATTGCCAGAACTGGTGTTTTTGTAGACGACTATTTGGAGT ATTCTAGCACACTGCCGGCGGAGCTTCAGAGGCTTCTCAATACCATTCGAGAACTGGATGAACGTTCACAAG CCATGATAAACCATACAAGGCAGCAAACAAAGTATTGTTTGGGTTTGGCATCTCAAGGGGGTTCCTTCTCCACGAAGATGGAGGACGATGAGTTATCTGAAAAGCTGCGAAAAGAAATTGAAGCAAACCAGGACAATGCCTTTCGCCTCTGCACTGAGAAGGTTCTACTTGCCAGACAAGCTCACGACCTT ATTGATAGTCACATAAAACGTCTTGATGAGGATTTGAATAACTTTGCAGAAGATCTCAAACAAG AAGGAAAAATAGCACAAGATGAGCCAGCTGTGCTTCCTCCATTACCTTTAGTCCCTAAAGGTGAAAAACGCAAGCCACCATATGGAACACCTCAATCGAAGAGGCTTGATTACAAGGAGAGAGATTGGGATAGGGAGCGTGACAGAGATTTTGAGCTTATGCCTCCTCCTGGAAGCCTCAAGAAAGACTTTGCTTCACCCGTTGAACTTGATCAACCCATTGATCCAAATGAACCTACTTACTGTGTCTGCCATCAG GTATCTTTTGGAGATATGATTGCATGTGACAATGAAAAC TGCCAAGGAGGTGAATGGTTTCATTATGCATGTGTTGGGCTTACTCCTGAGACTAGATTTAAGGGAAAGTGGTATTGCCCGACGTGCAGACAGGTACCACACCACTGA
- the LOC121794421 gene encoding histone H1-like, translating to MATTEEPILSNEPAVEVTAAAGIAEETANDEKAPEKSATLKKVSAPKEANKKVPAPRNRNSSHPPYFEMIKDAIVTLKDRTGSSQYAITKFIEDKEKNLPANFRKVLLVQLKKLVANEKLAKVKNSFKLPSARSQKPVPAAAAAPTKKKPATASKLKSKAAASKEKVAAAKPKPKPKTAAAKPKSAAAKPKTVAAKPKAAVKAKPAAKPKAAAPAKAKAATKRKAPEITKKPPAKATRTSTRTNPGRKTAPIDAIKKAPAAKKATPVKKAPAKSVKAKTVKSPAKKAAVGKKGKK from the exons ATGGCTACCACAGAAGAGCCGATTCTCTCGAATGAGCCAGCGGTGGAGGTGACTGCAGCCGCAGGCATCGCGGAGGAGACAGCTAACGATGAGAAAGCTCCGGAGAAATCCGCAACGCTGAAGAAGGTTTCTGCACCGAAAGAGGCGAATAAGAAGGTTCCTGCCCCGAGGAACCGTAATTCCTCTCACCCTCCTTACTTTGag ATGATTAAAGACGCAATCGTCACCCTCAAGGATAGGACGGGATCAAGCCAATACGCGATCACAAAGTTCATTGAGGATAAGGAGAAGAATTTGCCGGCGAATTTCCGGAAGGTTTTGCTCGTTCAATTGAAGAAGCTCGTGGCGAACGAGAAGCTTGCTAAAGTGAAAAACTCGTTTAAATTGCCCTCTGCGCGGTCTCAAAAGCCGGTtccggctgctgctgctgcgccCACTAAGAAGAAGCCGGCGACTGCCTCGAAGCTGAAGTCAAAAGCCGCCGCTTCCAAGGAGAAGGTCGCTGCTGCCAAACCCAAGCCGAAGCCTAAAACTGCTGCTGCGAAGCCTAAATCCGCCGCAGCGAAGCCTAAAACAGTTGCAGCGAAGCCGAAAGCGGCTGTGAAGGCTAAACCCGCAGCGAAGCCAAAGGCAGCAGCTCCTGCGAAAGCGAAGGCCGCAACGAAGAGGAAGGCGCCGGAAATTACGAAGAAACCGCCGGCTAAGGCAACGAGAACGTCAACGAGGACGAATCCGGGGCGGAAGACAGCGCCAATTGATGCTATTAAGAAGGCTCCTGCCGCGAAGAAGGCGACGCCGGTGAAGAAAGCTCCGGCCAAGAGCGTGAAGGCGAAAACCGTCAAGTCTCCGGCAAAGAAGGCAGCCGTtgggaagaaagggaaaaagtGA
- the LOC121794423 gene encoding probable WRKY transcription factor 21, whose product MDEVEKANTAAVESCHRVISILNHAQDQNLSRNLVQQTGEAVQRFKKVVSLLNSSCGHARVRKSNKFQPHFPPTIFLETPISQNDDQQHPKPLHMLQINPNSRQESVSVAKNSLTLGNPSMELSSHGKNLRLSQQTPLPNYHLLQQQQRFQQLKQQQQAELMYRRSNSGISLNFDSSSCTPTMSSTRSFISSVSMDGSVANMDGRAFRLIGAARSADQASFHQKRRCSGRGEDGSVKCGGSGRCHCSKKRKHRVKRSIKVPAISNKIADIPPDEYSWRKYGQKPIKGSPHPRGYYKCSSMRGCPARKHVERCLEDPAMLIVTYEGEHNHPMPSQSANA is encoded by the exons ATGGATGAGGTTGAAAAGGCAAATACTGCAGCTGTAGAGAGCTGCCATAGAGTGATTAGCATCTTAAACCATGCTCAAGATCAAAATTTGAGTAGAAATTTAGTGCAACAAACAGGGGAGGCTGTGCAGCGTTTCAAGAAAGTAGTctctctcctcaactcaagctGCGGTCATGCTAGAGTCAGAAAGAGCAACAAATTCCAGCCTCATTTCCCTCCAACCATATTCCTTGAAACCCCCATTTCCCAAAATGATGATCAGCAGCACCCTAAACCCCTTCATATGCTTCAGATCAATCCCAATTCACGCCAAGAATCTGTATCCGTAGCCAAAAATTCTCTCACATTGGGAAACCCTTCTATGGAATTGAGCTCCCATGGCAAGAATCTCCGCCTCTCGCAGCAAACACCGCTGCCCAATTACCATTTattgcagcagcagcagaggTTTCAGCAGttgaagcagcagcagcaggcTGAGCTTATGTATAGGCGTAGCAATAGCGGTATTAGCCTTAACTTCGATAGCTCCTCGTGCACCCCTACAATGTCCTCAACTAGGTCTTTCATCTCCTCGGTGAGTATGGATGGTAGCGTGGCAAACATGGATGGACGTGCCTTCCGTTTGATTGGTGCAGCGCGGTCTGCTGATCAGGCGTCGTTTCATCAGAAGAGGAGGTGTTCTGGGAGGGGAGAGGATGGAAGTGTTAAATGTGGAGGCAGTGGCAGATGTCATTGCTCTAAGAAGAG GAAGCATAGAGTGAAAAGGTCTATCAAAGTGCCTGCTATAAGCAACAAAATTGCTGATATTCCCCCTGATGAGTACTCGTGGAGGAAGTATGGCCAGAAACCAATCAAAGGCTCTCCTCACCCCCG GGGATACTACAAATGCAGTAGCATGAGAGGGTGCCCGGCTAGGAAACATGTGGAGCGATGCTTGGAAGATCCTGCGATGCTCATAGTCACTTATGAAGGCGAACACAATCACCCAATGCCTTCACAGTCGGCCAACGCATGA
- the LOC121794419 gene encoding transcription factor MTB3-like gives MGSKFWLKDEDKAVVERVVGNEAAEYLAWLASNNVLLEFSPSCGDLGVQQALVKIVEGSDWTYAIYWHVSKSKSGRSALIWGDGHCREPKEGEGEDGNVSKNEKSVDGDGRRWVLHKIHACLGGSEEDNVAAKLEKVSDVEMFYLTSMYLAFPFDKPSIPSQSFNSGRSIWVSDAKSCLERYESRSYLAKLACLETVVFVPTKSGVVEIGSRSSIPEDRSVIQSAKSIVVKPSLAAQAKAAPKIFGQELSVGRSGSGPISISFSPKVEDDSVYSVESYDLQTLLGGAQMYGNSSNGHRNDDSDVKLLSQSIISNTEQARDDSFLISDERKPRKRGRKPANGREEPLNHVEAERQRREKLNQRFYALRAVVPNISKMDKASLLGDAIAYIADLQTKIRIMETEKGILNGNEYHCTIQDIEFQERHEDAVVRVSCPLDSHPVSGVIKELKEHQVSTQESTISLTEHGEVIHTFSIHTQDGAAQHLKDKLAAALLN, from the coding sequence ATGGGGAGTAAGTTTTGGTTGAAGGATGAGGATAAGGCTGTGGTGGAAAGGGTAGTGGGCAATGAAGCAGCTGAATATCTTGCTTGGTTGGCCTCGAACAACGTGCTGTTGGAATTTTCTCCATCCTGTGGGGATCTAGGGGTGCAGCAAGCACTGGTCAAGATTGTTGAGGGATCAGATTGGACATATGCAATATATTGGCATGTTTCTAAATCTAAGTCTGGTAGGTCTGCCTTGATATGGGGCGACGGTCATTGTAGGGAGCCAAAGGAAGGTGAGGGCGAGGATGGTAATGTCTCCAAGAATGAGAAATCAGTGGATGGAGATGGTAGAAGATGGGTGCTGCACAAGATTCATGCTTGCTTGGGGGGATCAGAGGAAGACAATGTTGCTGCTAAGTTGGAAAAGGTTTCGGATGTGGAGATGTTCTATCTCACATCGATGTATCTTGCCTTTCCCTTTGATAAACCTTCCATTCCCTCTCAGTCATTCAACTCTGGTCGGTCTATTTGGGTTTCTGATGCGAAAAGCTGTTTAGAACGTTATGAGTCGAGGTCATATTTGGCAAAGTTGGCTTGTTTGGAGACAGTGGTGTTTGTTCCAACAAAGTCCGGGGTGGTGGAGATTGGCTCCAGGAGTTCTATACCTGAGGATAGGAGTGTTATTCAATCAGCAAAATCTATAGTTGTGAAACCGAGTTTAGCCGCACAGGCAAAAGCTGCTCCAAAGATTTTTGGTCAGGAACTGAGTGTTGGGAGGTCAGGATCAGGACCAATTAGTATTAGCTTCTCTCCGAAGGTGGAAGATGATTCTGTCTATTCTGTGGAATCATATGATTTGCAGACACTACTAGGTGGTGCTCAAATGTACGGAAACTCATCAAATGGGCACAGAAATGATGATAGTGATGTGAAACTATTGTCACAATCCATTATTTCTAACACTGAGCAAGCTAGGGATGATTCATTTCTCATCTCTGATGAGCGAAAGCCCAGAAAACGGGGTAGGAAGCCAGCAAATGGTAGGGAAGAACCATTGAATCATGTGGAAGCAGAAAGGCAGAGACGTGAGAAGCTCAATCAACGTTTTTATGCATTGAGAGCAGTAGTTCCAAATATCTCCAAGATGGACAAAGCATCTCTGCTCGGTGATGCAATTGCCTATATTGCAGATCTTCAGACGAAGATAAGGATAATGGAAACAGAAAAGGGGATTTTGAATGGAAATGAGTATCACTGCACTATACAAGATATTGAGTTTCAAGAAAGGCATGAAGATGCAGTTGTCCGCGTAAGTTGCCCTCTGGACTCTCACCCTGTATCTGGGGTTATAAAGGAATTGAAAGAGCATCAAGTTTCGACACAAGAATCCACCATTTCCTTAACTGAGCATGGTGAAGTCATCCACACGTTCTCCATACACACTCAGGATGGTGCTGCTCAACACTTGAAGGATAAGTTGGCTGCTGCCCTCTTAAATTGA